In Serinicoccus marinus DSM 15273, the genomic stretch GGGCCGCGGGCGGCTGGTGCTCGGCGCGGTGCTCTTCGTGCTCGGCTTCACGGCCGTCTTCCTGCTCATGAGCGTGGCGATCTCCGGGCTCGGGCTGCTGCTCGTCGAGCACCAGGGTCTGCTGCTCCGCGTCGCCGGGGCCGTGGTGATCCTGCTCGGGCTGGTGATGATCTTCCAGCCCGGTGCCGCCTGGCAGGTGCGCTGGCGCCCGGCCGCGGGCCTCGCCGGGGCACCCCTGCTGGGGGTCGCCTTCGGGCTGGGCTTCACCGCCTGCACCGGCCCGGCGCTCGCCGCGATCCAGACGCTCGGCACCTCGATCCTGCCCGGCGACGGACAGCTCGGGCGCGCAGTGGTGCTGGGCACGGCATACAGCCTCGGCCTGGGGCTGCCCTTCGTCCTCGTCGCCGCCGGGCTGGGCTGGGTGAGCCGCGCCTCCCGCTGGCTGCGTGACCACCACCGCGTCGTCCAGCGGACCGGCGGGACGCTGTTGGTGCTGCTCGGCCTGCTCATGGTGACCGGGGTGTGGGCCGGGCTGACCGCCTGGGTCCAGGCGCACCTCGTCAGCGGCTTCGAGACGGTGCTCTAGATGACGACCGACCAGCGGCAGCGGATCGAGCCGAGCTATCCCAAGGACCGGACGGCGCTCGGGGGTCCACGCCTGGGCCCGCTCGGGTGGGCGAGGTGGGTGTGGCGCCAGCTGACGAGCATGCGGACCGCCCTCGTGCTGCTCCTTCTCCTCGCCGTCGCGGCGGTGCCCGGCTCGGTCTTCCCGCAGCGCGGGGTCGACCCGGTGCGGGTGCGGCAGTACTTCGAGGACTCCCCGACCCGCGCGCAGTGGCTCGACCGGCTCGGGATGTTCGAGGTCTACTCCTCGCCGTGGTTCGCCTCGATCTACCTGCTGCTCATGATCAGCCTCATCGGGTGCGTGCTGCCCCGGATGCGCCAGCACGCGCGGTCGCTGCGGGCGCAGCCGCCACGAGCACCGGCCCGGTTGGGCCGGCTGCCGGTGCACCGGGAGGTGGCGCTGCAGGCCGACCCGGAGACGGTCCTGGCCGCGGCCCGGGCGACCCTGGAGCGCCGCCGGTTCCGGCTGCGGCGCGAGGACGACGGTGCGGTGACGGTCTCCGCGGAGAAGGGCTACCTCAAGGAGGCCGGCAACCTGCTCTTCCACATCGCGCTGCTCGGAGTCATCGTCGCGGTCGCGGTGGGGCACCTCTTCGGCTGGCGCGGGGAGATCATCATCAAGGAGGGCGAGTCGTGGACGTCGGGGGCCGGCACCTACGACACCCTCACCCTCGGCCCGCTCGTCGACCAGAGCGACGTCCCGGCCTTCACCGTCCGGCTCGACGACCTCCAGGTGGAGTTCGAGAGCGAGGCGGAGGGGGCGCAGTTCGGCCAGCCCCGCGTCTTCGAGGGGTTCGCCACGATCGAGCAGGACGGGGAGCAACCGCGGCAGCGCGGCTTCGGCGTCAACGACCCGCTCTCGGTCGATGGCACCTCGATGTTCCTCCTCGGCAAC encodes the following:
- the resB gene encoding cytochrome c biogenesis protein ResB; this encodes MTTDQRQRIEPSYPKDRTALGGPRLGPLGWARWVWRQLTSMRTALVLLLLLAVAAVPGSVFPQRGVDPVRVRQYFEDSPTRAQWLDRLGMFEVYSSPWFASIYLLLMISLIGCVLPRMRQHARSLRAQPPRAPARLGRLPVHREVALQADPETVLAAARATLERRRFRLRREDDGAVTVSAEKGYLKEAGNLLFHIALLGVIVAVAVGHLFGWRGEIIIKEGESWTSGAGTYDTLTLGPLVDQSDVPAFTVRLDDLQVEFESEAEGAQFGQPRVFEGFATIEQDGEQPRQRGFGVNDPLSVDGTSMFLLGNGYAPVVTVRDPAGDILFSDAVTFLPQDNTYGSDGVIKVPAADPGLGFAGGFLPTIDISEQGMTSSFPGLVDPALVLTAYEGDLFPEGRSQSVFAIDTESMDQLTTVDEESGEEQPLRLLLRPGETYDLPDGTTLAFEDVIRWGGMLVRHDPGRLPALMFAGAALVGLVLMLGVRRRRVFVRVAPGPPPGDDYDGTSRHTGVSIAALPKGTDPGLEDLVEDLLEQITTAAGARVPDRPTTVGGREDEE
- a CDS encoding cytochrome c biogenesis CcdA family protein; the encoded protein is MSELVLTGPLLLAVGVAALAGVISFASPCVLPLVPGFLGYLGGMTPGRPAVAGGAVGRGGTAASAGRGRLVLGAVLFVLGFTAVFLLMSVAISGLGLLLVEHQGLLLRVAGAVVILLGLVMIFQPGAAWQVRWRPAAGLAGAPLLGVAFGLGFTACTGPALAAIQTLGTSILPGDGQLGRAVVLGTAYSLGLGLPFVLVAAGLGWVSRASRWLRDHHRVVQRTGGTLLVLLGLLMVTGVWAGLTAWVQAHLVSGFETVL